The following proteins come from a genomic window of Mycolicibacterium rufum:
- the xylB gene encoding xylulokinase: MPLVAGIDSSTQSCKLLICDADTGEPVRSASSPHPGGTEVAPAHWWDALGATIEKAGGLDDVAAVSVGAQQHGMVCLDAAGEVVRDALLWNDTRSAGAAADLVSELGGPGAWADRTGVVPVAAITATKLRWLADQEPEHADATAAVCLPHDWLTWRLSGSTDIGELTTDRSDASGTGYYSAASDRYDHELLELALRGRRPVLPTVVAPAGSHAQTVHGALLGAGAGDNAAAALGLGAGPGDCVVSLGTSGVVSAVGAAAPRDPDGIVAGFADATGRQLPLVCTLNGAPVLAAVATMLGIDFDEFDRLALKASAGAEGLVLVPYFDGERSPNLPDAAGALHGVTTRNLNSANIARAAVEGLLASMAYCIEKIRAHGVDVDRIILVGGGARSEAVRQVAPAVLGAPVHVPAPAEYVALGAARQAAWALAGGDAPPDWSLATTTVYEAAPTPAVFDRYRTAQELTLR; encoded by the coding sequence GTGCCACTCGTCGCGGGAATCGACTCCTCCACCCAGTCGTGCAAACTGCTGATCTGCGATGCCGACACCGGTGAGCCGGTGCGCTCGGCGTCGAGCCCGCACCCGGGCGGCACGGAGGTCGCTCCCGCGCACTGGTGGGACGCGCTGGGCGCGACGATCGAGAAGGCCGGCGGCCTCGACGACGTGGCCGCGGTCTCCGTGGGCGCCCAACAGCACGGCATGGTGTGCCTCGACGCCGCCGGTGAGGTGGTGCGTGACGCGCTGCTGTGGAACGACACCCGGTCGGCCGGGGCGGCCGCGGATCTGGTCTCCGAACTCGGCGGCCCGGGTGCGTGGGCCGATCGGACCGGCGTCGTCCCCGTCGCCGCGATCACGGCGACCAAACTGCGGTGGCTCGCCGACCAGGAGCCCGAGCACGCCGACGCCACGGCGGCGGTGTGCCTGCCCCACGACTGGCTGACGTGGCGTCTGTCCGGCTCCACCGACATCGGCGAGCTGACCACCGATCGCAGCGACGCCAGCGGCACCGGCTATTACTCCGCGGCGTCGGACCGCTACGACCACGAGCTGCTCGAGCTGGCGCTGCGCGGACGCCGTCCGGTGCTGCCGACAGTGGTGGCGCCGGCCGGGTCGCACGCGCAGACGGTCCACGGCGCGCTGCTGGGTGCGGGCGCGGGGGACAACGCGGCGGCGGCGCTGGGCCTGGGCGCCGGGCCCGGTGACTGCGTCGTCTCGTTGGGTACCTCGGGGGTGGTCAGTGCCGTCGGCGCCGCGGCGCCGCGGGACCCCGACGGCATCGTCGCCGGGTTCGCCGACGCGACGGGACGCCAGCTCCCGCTGGTGTGCACCCTCAACGGGGCGCCGGTGCTGGCGGCGGTCGCGACCATGCTCGGCATCGACTTCGACGAGTTCGACCGGCTCGCGCTGAAGGCCTCCGCAGGCGCCGAGGGACTGGTCCTCGTCCCGTACTTCGACGGTGAGCGCTCACCCAACCTGCCCGACGCCGCCGGTGCTCTGCACGGTGTCACCACGCGAAACCTCAACTCCGCCAACATCGCCCGCGCCGCGGTGGAGGGACTGCTGGCCTCCATGGCGTACTGCATCGAGAAGATCCGCGCGCACGGCGTCGACGTGGACCGGATCATCCTGGTCGGCGGTGGCGCACGTTCGGAGGCGGTCCGCCAGGTGGCCCCTGCCGTCCTCGGGGCGCCCGTACACGTTCCGGCCCCCGCCGAATACGTCGCGCTGGGGGCTGCCCGGCAGGCGGCGTGGGCGCTGGCGGGCGGCGACGCTCCGCCGGACTGGTCGCTGGCCACCACCACCGTCTACGAGGCGGCGCCGACGCCCGCGGTGTTCGACCGCTACCGGACCGCCCAGGAGCTGACCCTGCGGTGA
- a CDS encoding LysR family transcriptional regulator, producing MDIRRLQLLLALSRLGSMRAVAEEHHLTTSTVSAQIAALARETGAQLIEPEGRRVRLTPAGRRLADHAVTILAAVESARLDLDADADPAGTVRVGGFATGIRVSLLPIVADLRARFPNVDFVISEYEPLEAFALLTADDLDLALTYDYNLAPASPGALLETVPLWSIRWGLGVPSAAARDTSGIADYADQTWIVNSRNTADEDAVRTLASLSGFAPRIAHQIDSLDLVEDLIVAGFGVGLLPIARPTAHGVTVLPLTDPEVVMTSYAVTRVGRADWPPLRAVLDGLRPAPEAPLPWPRWPRPDAASRPPDS from the coding sequence ATGGACATCCGTCGGCTGCAGCTGCTGCTGGCCCTGTCCCGGCTGGGCTCGATGCGCGCGGTCGCCGAGGAGCACCACCTCACCACCTCGACGGTGTCCGCGCAGATCGCCGCGCTGGCCCGGGAGACGGGCGCACAGCTGATCGAGCCCGAGGGTCGGCGCGTCCGGCTGACCCCGGCTGGCCGGCGGCTTGCCGACCACGCCGTCACGATCCTCGCCGCGGTGGAGAGTGCCCGCCTCGACCTCGACGCCGACGCCGACCCCGCGGGGACCGTGCGGGTGGGCGGCTTCGCCACCGGCATCCGGGTGTCACTGCTGCCGATCGTCGCCGATCTGCGCGCCCGCTTCCCGAACGTCGATTTCGTGATCAGTGAGTACGAACCGTTGGAGGCGTTCGCCCTGCTGACCGCCGACGATCTGGACCTCGCGCTGACCTATGACTACAACCTGGCTCCGGCGTCTCCGGGCGCCCTGCTCGAGACGGTGCCGCTGTGGTCGATCCGCTGGGGGCTGGGCGTCCCGTCGGCCGCCGCCCGGGACACGTCGGGGATCGCGGACTACGCCGACCAGACGTGGATCGTGAACTCCCGCAACACCGCCGACGAGGACGCGGTGCGCACACTGGCCTCGCTGTCGGGCTTCGCCCCGCGCATCGCGCACCAGATCGACAGCCTCGATCTGGTCGAGGACCTGATCGTCGCCGGCTTCGGCGTGGGTCTGCTGCCGATCGCGCGGCCGACCGCGCACGGAGTGACGGTGCTGCCGCTGACCGACCCGGAGGTGGTGATGACGTCCTATGCCGTCACCCGGGTGGGCCGGGCCGACTGGCCGCCGCTGCGGGCCGTGCTCGACGGCCTGCGGCCGGCTCCGGAGGCACCGCTGCCCTGGCCGCGGTGGCCGCGGCCGGACGCGGCGTCCCGCCCGCCGGATTCCTGA
- a CDS encoding FGGY-family carbohydrate kinase produces MDMLLGIDMGTGSTKGVLVDTAGTVVASETISHGMDLPRPGWAEVDADAVWWREVCAISRALTAKLPPNATLAGMCVSGVGPCLVLCDADLRPLRPAILYGIDTRAHAEIASLTDELGEEAILDRAGTLLSSQAVGPKIEWVRHHEPDVFASAAGWYGSNSYIAAKLTGEYVMDHHTASQCDPLYATRDFAWNREWAERICGPLPLPALVWPSDVVGRVTAAAARETGLPVGLPVAAGTVDAYSEAFSVGVRRPGDQMLMYGSTMFLVQVIDEYYSDPALWTTAGVDPQTLALAAGTSTAGTMINWLQSVTGRPSFDDLTAEALAVPAGSEGLLMLPYLAGERTPVFDPKARGVLAGLTLRHGRGHLFRAAYEGIAFGIRQILDRFDDAHAATRTVAVGGGLKSPVWAQAISDVTGRSQLVPQQAIGASYGDALLAGIGVGLLPPDTDWATIDREITPDPRNRALYDDLFATWAQVYPATRDQVHRLAAADPD; encoded by the coding sequence GTGGACATGCTGCTCGGTATCGACATGGGGACGGGGAGCACCAAGGGTGTTCTGGTCGATACGGCGGGCACGGTGGTCGCCTCGGAGACGATCAGCCACGGGATGGACCTGCCGCGACCCGGGTGGGCGGAGGTCGACGCGGACGCGGTGTGGTGGCGCGAGGTGTGCGCGATCAGCAGGGCACTGACCGCGAAGCTGCCCCCCAACGCGACACTGGCCGGGATGTGTGTCAGCGGCGTCGGGCCCTGTCTGGTGCTCTGCGACGCCGATCTGCGTCCGCTGCGGCCGGCCATCCTCTACGGCATCGACACCCGCGCCCACGCCGAGATCGCCTCGCTGACCGACGAACTCGGCGAGGAGGCGATCCTGGACAGGGCAGGCACGCTGCTGTCGAGCCAGGCCGTCGGCCCCAAGATCGAATGGGTGCGCCACCACGAGCCGGACGTCTTCGCGTCCGCCGCGGGGTGGTACGGCTCCAATTCCTACATCGCCGCCAAGCTGACCGGTGAATACGTGATGGACCACCACACGGCGAGTCAGTGCGATCCCCTCTACGCGACCCGGGACTTCGCGTGGAACCGCGAATGGGCCGAGCGGATCTGCGGCCCGCTGCCGCTGCCCGCGCTGGTCTGGCCCAGCGACGTCGTCGGCCGGGTGACCGCGGCGGCGGCGCGCGAAACAGGTCTACCGGTGGGGCTGCCGGTCGCGGCAGGCACCGTCGATGCGTACTCGGAGGCCTTCTCGGTCGGAGTCCGGCGCCCGGGCGACCAGATGCTGATGTACGGGTCCACGATGTTCCTGGTCCAGGTGATCGACGAGTATTACAGCGATCCCGCGCTGTGGACCACCGCGGGCGTGGACCCCCAGACCCTGGCGTTGGCCGCAGGCACCTCGACGGCGGGAACGATGATCAACTGGCTCCAATCAGTCACCGGGCGGCCGTCTTTCGACGACCTGACGGCCGAGGCGCTCGCGGTGCCCGCGGGCAGCGAAGGGCTGCTGATGCTGCCGTACCTGGCCGGCGAGCGCACCCCGGTCTTCGACCCCAAGGCGCGCGGCGTGCTCGCCGGACTGACGCTGCGGCACGGCAGGGGACACCTGTTCCGGGCGGCCTACGAGGGGATCGCGTTCGGGATCCGGCAGATCCTGGACCGGTTCGACGACGCGCACGCCGCCACCCGCACCGTCGCGGTGGGTGGCGGCCTGAAGAGTCCGGTGTGGGCGCAGGCGATTAGCGACGTGACCGGCCGCTCGCAACTGGTGCCCCAGCAGGCGATCGGGGCCAGCTACGGCGACGCGTTGCTCGCGGGCATCGGTGTCGGGCTGCTGCCGCCCGACACCGACTGGGCCACCATCGACCGGGAGATCACCCCGGATCCGCGCAACCGGGCGCTCTACGACGACCTGTTCGCCACCTGGGCGCAGGTGTATCCCGCCACGCGTGACCAGGTGCACCGGCTGGCCGCCGCCGATCCCGACTGA
- a CDS encoding SDR family NAD(P)-dependent oxidoreductase: protein MTTVAEQRYAGVLRLDGKRALITGAGKGIGADIAWAFAAAGADLVLSGRDDAELTRAGRVLSDEFGVEVRSAAVDLADHDGPSALARLAADAFGGLDILVNNAGISLPESVVGTTPENFDATLAVNLRAPALLAAQIGALMVEQGTGGSIVTVASAAALAPLPEHYAYCASKAGLVMATKVLARELGPHGIRANSVCPTVVLTEMGQRVWGEEAKAAPMLARIPLGRFAVPHEVSDAVVWLCSDAASMVNGADIAIDGGYTMG, encoded by the coding sequence GTGACCACAGTGGCCGAGCAGCGATACGCCGGGGTGCTGCGACTCGACGGCAAGCGGGCCCTGATCACCGGCGCAGGCAAGGGCATCGGCGCCGACATCGCCTGGGCGTTCGCCGCCGCAGGCGCCGACCTGGTGCTCAGCGGCCGCGACGACGCCGAGCTGACCCGCGCCGGAAGAGTTCTGAGCGACGAGTTCGGTGTCGAGGTCCGTTCGGCCGCTGTGGATCTCGCCGATCACGACGGCCCGAGCGCCCTGGCCCGGCTGGCGGCCGACGCGTTCGGTGGACTCGACATCCTGGTCAACAACGCCGGGATCTCACTGCCCGAATCGGTCGTCGGGACCACCCCGGAGAACTTCGACGCCACCCTCGCCGTCAACCTGCGCGCGCCTGCGCTGCTGGCCGCGCAGATCGGCGCCCTGATGGTCGAGCAGGGCACCGGCGGGTCCATCGTGACGGTTGCGTCCGCGGCGGCATTGGCCCCCCTGCCCGAGCACTACGCGTACTGCGCGTCCAAAGCCGGCCTGGTGATGGCGACCAAGGTGCTGGCCCGCGAACTCGGACCGCACGGCATCCGGGCCAACTCCGTCTGCCCGACGGTGGTGCTGACCGAGATGGGTCAGCGGGTGTGGGGCGAGGAGGCCAAGGCGGCGCCCATGCTGGCCCGAATCCCACTGGGCCGGTTCGCCGTTCCACACGAGGTGTCCGACGCGGTGGTCTGGTTGTGTTCGGACGCCGCGAGCATGGTCAACGGGGCGGACATCGCGATCGACGGCGGCTACACGATGGGCTGA
- a CDS encoding sugar-binding transcriptional regulator encodes MPRSAALTPSSAKQVGAAPEPESSHFSATLLYTAARLYYEDDATQAEIAQQLGTSRATVSRLLAEAKRQGIVRIEVVPPADAGPTELADRLARALNLNTVYLSPPLPAPGPGRSVVDIMGRVLAPAAARALGEAGLLPGDVLLVSSGRTVYELAQHELTPLPGVVVTPTVGGNDQPYEWYQTNEITRLVANRVGGRANYLFAPALPGPALYQSLLEDPSIQRVVHQWPHARCALMGVGAPPLTRSDIPQFVPTGSTSLRAAVGDVCSRFYDRDGNPVQFDGAERLIALELENLRHIPVTIAVAVGKDKIDSITAGARGGYFNRLVTDPGTAEALLAAAESTTAQEVS; translated from the coding sequence ATGCCCAGGTCGGCCGCGCTCACCCCCTCTTCCGCGAAGCAGGTTGGTGCCGCGCCCGAGCCCGAGAGCAGCCATTTCTCGGCCACCCTGCTGTACACCGCGGCGCGGCTGTACTACGAGGACGACGCGACGCAGGCCGAGATCGCCCAGCAGCTGGGCACCAGCCGGGCAACGGTGAGCCGGCTGCTGGCCGAGGCCAAGCGTCAGGGCATCGTGCGCATCGAGGTGGTGCCCCCGGCCGACGCCGGACCCACCGAACTGGCCGACCGGCTGGCCCGGGCGCTGAACCTGAACACCGTGTACCTGTCTCCCCCGCTGCCCGCGCCGGGCCCGGGCCGCAGCGTCGTGGACATCATGGGCCGGGTGCTCGCCCCCGCCGCCGCTCGCGCGCTCGGCGAGGCCGGTCTGCTGCCGGGCGACGTGCTGCTGGTGTCGTCGGGGCGCACGGTCTACGAGTTGGCCCAGCACGAACTCACCCCGCTGCCCGGCGTGGTGGTCACGCCCACCGTCGGCGGCAACGATCAGCCCTACGAGTGGTACCAGACCAACGAGATCACCCGGCTGGTCGCCAACCGCGTCGGCGGGCGCGCCAATTACCTCTTCGCGCCGGCACTTCCGGGCCCGGCGCTGTACCAGTCGCTGCTCGAGGACCCGAGCATCCAGCGCGTCGTGCATCAGTGGCCGCACGCCCGCTGCGCGCTGATGGGGGTGGGCGCCCCGCCGCTGACCCGCTCGGACATCCCCCAGTTCGTGCCGACCGGCTCGACGTCGCTGCGCGCGGCGGTGGGCGACGTGTGCTCGCGCTTCTACGACCGGGACGGTAACCCGGTGCAGTTCGACGGCGCGGAGCGGCTTATCGCCCTGGAATTGGAGAACCTGCGCCACATCCCGGTCACCATCGCCGTCGCCGTGGGCAAGGACAAGATCGACTCCATCACCGCCGGCGCCCGCGGCGGCTACTTCAACCGGCTCGTCACCGACCCCGGCACCGCCGAGGCACTACTGGCAGCCGCCGAAAGCACGACTGCACAGGAGGTTTCGTGA
- the eltD gene encoding erythritol/L-threitol dehyrogenase, with product MAAQIPEKMQAVVCHGPHDYRLEEVAVPQRGPGEALIKVEAVGICASDLKCYHGAAKFWGDENRPAWAETMVIPGHEFVGRVVDLDDAAAQRWGIAVGDRVVSEQIVPCWECRFCKRGQYHMCQPHDLYGFKRRTPGAMASYMVYPAEALVHKVSADVAPQHAAFAEPLSCSLHAVERAQIMFEDVVVVAGCGPIGLGMVAGARAKNPMHVIALDMAPEKLELAKLCGADITINIAEQDAVSIVKDLTGGYGADVYLEGTGHPSAVPQGLNLLRKLGRYVEYGVFGSDVTVDWSIISDDKELDVLGAHLGPYCWPAAIRMIESGVLPMDKICTHQLPLTEFQKGLDLVASGKESVKVSLIPA from the coding sequence ATGGCCGCTCAGATTCCCGAGAAGATGCAGGCAGTCGTCTGCCACGGGCCCCACGACTACCGGCTCGAGGAGGTCGCCGTCCCCCAGCGCGGTCCGGGTGAAGCACTGATCAAGGTCGAGGCGGTCGGCATCTGCGCGAGCGACCTCAAGTGCTATCACGGTGCGGCCAAGTTCTGGGGCGACGAGAACCGTCCCGCCTGGGCCGAGACCATGGTCATTCCCGGCCACGAATTCGTCGGCCGGGTGGTCGATCTCGACGACGCGGCGGCGCAGCGGTGGGGCATCGCGGTCGGTGACCGGGTGGTCTCCGAGCAGATCGTGCCGTGCTGGGAGTGCCGGTTCTGCAAGCGCGGCCAGTACCACATGTGTCAGCCGCACGACCTCTACGGCTTCAAGCGGCGCACGCCGGGCGCGATGGCCAGCTACATGGTGTATCCGGCAGAAGCACTGGTGCACAAGGTGTCCGCCGACGTGGCCCCGCAGCACGCCGCGTTCGCCGAGCCGCTGTCGTGCTCGTTGCACGCCGTGGAACGCGCGCAGATCATGTTCGAAGACGTCGTCGTAGTGGCCGGCTGCGGTCCGATCGGCCTCGGCATGGTGGCCGGCGCCCGCGCCAAGAACCCGATGCACGTGATCGCGCTCGACATGGCCCCCGAGAAGCTGGAACTGGCCAAGCTCTGCGGCGCCGACATCACGATCAACATCGCCGAGCAGGACGCCGTGTCGATCGTCAAGGATCTCACCGGCGGCTACGGCGCCGACGTCTACCTCGAGGGGACCGGGCATCCGTCCGCGGTTCCGCAGGGGCTCAATCTGCTCCGCAAGCTCGGCCGGTACGTCGAATACGGGGTCTTCGGCAGCGACGTGACCGTCGACTGGAGCATCATCAGCGACGACAAGGAACTCGACGTCCTCGGCGCCCACCTGGGCCCGTACTGCTGGCCGGCGGCGATCAGGATGATCGAGTCCGGCGTGCTGCCGATGGACAAGATCTGCACCCACCAGCTTCCCCTGACCGAGTTCCAGAAGGGTCTCGACCTGGTGGCCAGCGGCAAGGAATCGGTCAAGGTCTCCCTGATCCCCGCCTGA
- a CDS encoding extracellular solute-binding protein encodes MSLFSNASGGPQFSRRQMLAALGMAGAAAASVPVLSSCGVGGKPSAPNGADTVTGGFDWRKAAGSTINILQTPHPYQVSYQPLLKEFTDLTGINVNVDLVPEADYFTKLNTELAGGSGKHDAFMLGAYFIWQYGPPGWIEDLDPWLRNSSATNAEYDFEDIFDGLRTSTRWDFTLGNPLGTGGQWAIPWGFENNVVAYNKRVFDEKGIRKLPDNLDDFIQLAVDLTDRSQNRYGISTRGSKSWATIHPGFMTQYTREGAVDYTWNGSDLIAEMDSDKAIDFTKKWIQMQHEAGPTSWTTYDYPNATGDLGDGKAMMVYDADSATYPKNKPGASKEAGNIAWYAGPAGPDGNYKTNLWTWSWAMSANSRNKLPAWLFIQWATGKDSMNKAVEGGKYADPVRKSVFDTTFKRVAADQFGYLEAFETVIGQSRIQFTPQKKFFDTTQNWAVALQDIYGGEDAASRLRSLAKTNTSKVNL; translated from the coding sequence ATGAGTCTTTTCTCGAATGCTTCTGGCGGACCGCAATTCTCGCGCCGGCAGATGCTGGCAGCACTGGGCATGGCCGGTGCCGCCGCGGCCAGCGTGCCGGTGCTCAGCTCGTGCGGCGTGGGCGGCAAACCCAGCGCCCCCAACGGCGCCGACACCGTGACCGGCGGATTCGACTGGCGCAAGGCCGCGGGCTCGACGATCAACATCCTGCAGACCCCGCATCCCTACCAGGTCTCCTACCAGCCGCTGCTCAAGGAGTTCACCGACCTGACGGGCATCAACGTCAACGTCGACCTGGTTCCCGAAGCCGACTACTTCACGAAGCTCAACACCGAGCTGGCGGGCGGTTCGGGCAAGCACGACGCGTTCATGCTGGGCGCGTACTTCATCTGGCAGTACGGGCCGCCGGGCTGGATCGAGGACCTCGACCCGTGGCTGCGCAACAGCTCGGCGACCAACGCCGAGTACGACTTCGAAGACATCTTCGACGGGTTGCGCACCTCCACCCGTTGGGATTTCACGCTGGGCAACCCGCTGGGCACCGGCGGGCAGTGGGCCATCCCGTGGGGTTTCGAGAACAACGTCGTGGCCTACAACAAGCGGGTCTTCGACGAGAAGGGCATCAGGAAGCTGCCCGACAATCTCGACGACTTCATCCAGCTCGCCGTCGATCTGACGGACCGCTCGCAGAACCGGTACGGCATCTCCACCCGCGGTTCGAAGTCCTGGGCCACCATCCATCCCGGCTTCATGACCCAGTACACCCGTGAGGGCGCGGTGGACTACACGTGGAACGGGTCGGATCTGATCGCCGAGATGGACAGCGACAAGGCGATCGACTTCACCAAGAAGTGGATCCAGATGCAGCACGAGGCGGGCCCGACGTCGTGGACGACCTACGACTATCCCAATGCCACCGGCGATCTCGGTGACGGCAAGGCGATGATGGTGTACGACGCCGACAGTGCCACGTACCCGAAGAACAAGCCGGGGGCGAGCAAGGAGGCCGGCAACATCGCCTGGTATGCCGGGCCGGCCGGCCCGGACGGCAACTACAAGACCAACCTGTGGACGTGGAGTTGGGCGATGAGCGCCAACTCCCGTAACAAGCTGCCGGCGTGGCTGTTCATCCAGTGGGCGACGGGCAAGGACTCGATGAACAAGGCCGTCGAGGGCGGGAAGTACGCCGACCCGGTCCGCAAGTCGGTGTTCGACACCACGTTCAAGCGGGTCGCGGCCGACCAGTTCGGTTACCTGGAGGCGTTCGAGACGGTCATCGGGCAGTCGCGGATCCAGTTCACCCCGCAGAAGAAGTTCTTCGACACCACCCAGAACTGGGCGGTTGCGCTGCAGGACATCTACGGCGGTGAGGACGCCGCCTCGCGGTTGCGCAGCCTCGCCAAGACCAACACGTCCAAGGTCAATCTCTAG
- a CDS encoding carbohydrate ABC transporter permease has protein sequence MTTQTSKATATSPRPDASAGGRKLPEVPAWRRRLRPYLLSIPALVIVIGILYPFVVGAYYAFLNYAAVNPDPHFVWFQNFASVLGDKVFWKSVQVTAIFAVAATAIETVLGVGLALLLNRSSIIGKIFEKVLILPLMIAPVIAGVIWKLMFNPQFGILNHVLGLGNTFDWLSASNALFSVILVDIWIFTPFVAILVLAGIRSLPKEPFEASDVDGASWFYMFRKLMLPMLWPYILVAVIFRFMDNLKVFDHIFVLTAGGPGVATRTLQIGAFEDSIINLDYSRGSTYMLLLWIIVFITARYLVSVLGKAQRRAAGAES, from the coding sequence ATGACCACTCAGACATCCAAGGCGACCGCCACGTCGCCGCGGCCCGATGCCTCGGCCGGGGGTCGCAAACTCCCCGAGGTGCCGGCGTGGCGGCGCAGGCTGCGGCCCTATCTGCTGTCGATCCCCGCCCTGGTGATCGTCATCGGCATCCTGTATCCGTTCGTGGTCGGCGCGTACTACGCGTTCCTCAACTACGCGGCGGTGAACCCGGATCCGCACTTCGTCTGGTTCCAGAACTTCGCCTCGGTCCTCGGCGACAAGGTGTTCTGGAAGAGCGTCCAGGTGACCGCGATATTCGCGGTCGCGGCCACGGCGATCGAGACCGTGCTGGGCGTCGGGCTGGCGCTGCTGCTCAACCGGTCCAGCATCATCGGCAAGATCTTCGAGAAGGTCCTGATCCTGCCGCTGATGATCGCCCCGGTGATCGCGGGCGTGATCTGGAAGCTGATGTTCAACCCGCAGTTCGGCATCCTCAATCACGTTCTCGGCCTGGGTAACACGTTCGACTGGCTGTCGGCGAGCAACGCGCTGTTCTCGGTGATCCTGGTCGATATCTGGATCTTCACGCCGTTCGTCGCGATCCTGGTGCTCGCCGGGATCCGGTCGCTGCCCAAGGAGCCGTTCGAGGCGTCCGACGTCGACGGCGCGAGCTGGTTCTACATGTTCCGCAAGCTGATGCTGCCGATGCTGTGGCCCTACATCCTGGTCGCGGTGATCTTCCGGTTCATGGACAACCTGAAGGTGTTCGACCACATCTTCGTGCTGACCGCCGGTGGGCCGGGTGTGGCCACCCGCACCCTGCAGATCGGCGCCTTCGAGGACTCGATCATCAACCTGGACTACTCCCGCGGCAGCACCTACATGCTGCTGCTGTGGATCATCGTGTTCATCACCGCGCGCTACCTGGTGAGCGTGCTCGGAAAAGCGCAGCGCCGCGCTGCCGGAGCGGAGTCGTAA
- a CDS encoding carbohydrate ABC transporter permease, with protein sequence MALNLSRAELQPGQRRWSIGAVAADVGLVLWFVFSLFPIFWMLMLALKNAEQQTTTYFSFSPTWSNFATVVSDKGTQMTSVDFKASLLTSLLNCGGAVIVSLVIGIPAAYAAGRWQYKGSNDLMFQMLSFRFAPELMVIVPLFVIYNQIGLFDTKVGMIWVLQLVTMPLVVWILRSYFQDLPEDLEQAALLDGYTRRRAFLMVALPIVRPGIAAAALLAFIFAWNNYVFPLILADSNAGTVTVAITKFLGGGGQAYYNLTAAAALIAALPPLVLALTIQRYLVRGLSFGAVKA encoded by the coding sequence ATGGCACTGAACCTCTCCCGCGCAGAACTGCAGCCCGGCCAGCGCCGCTGGTCCATCGGCGCCGTCGCCGCCGACGTCGGGCTGGTGCTCTGGTTCGTGTTCTCGCTGTTCCCGATCTTCTGGATGCTGATGCTGGCGCTCAAGAACGCCGAGCAGCAGACCACCACCTACTTCTCGTTCAGCCCGACGTGGTCGAACTTCGCGACGGTGGTGTCCGACAAGGGCACCCAGATGACGAGCGTCGACTTCAAGGCCTCGCTGCTGACCAGCCTGCTCAACTGCGGTGGGGCGGTGATCGTGTCGTTGGTCATCGGCATCCCCGCGGCCTACGCCGCCGGCCGCTGGCAGTACAAGGGCAGCAACGACCTGATGTTCCAGATGCTGTCGTTCCGGTTCGCCCCGGAGCTCATGGTCATCGTGCCGCTGTTCGTGATCTACAACCAGATCGGCCTGTTCGACACCAAGGTCGGGATGATCTGGGTGCTGCAATTGGTGACGATGCCGCTGGTGGTGTGGATCCTGCGGTCCTACTTCCAGGATCTGCCCGAGGATCTCGAGCAGGCGGCACTGCTGGACGGCTACACCCGCCGCCGCGCCTTCCTGATGGTGGCGCTGCCGATCGTGCGTCCGGGCATCGCCGCGGCCGCGCTGCTGGCGTTCATCTTCGCCTGGAACAACTACGTCTTCCCGCTCATCCTCGCCGACAGCAACGCCGGCACGGTGACGGTCGCCATCACGAAGTTCCTCGGCGGCGGCGGGCAGGCGTACTACAACCTCACGGCGGCCGCGGCACTGATCGCCGCGCTGCCACCACTCGTCCTCGCGCTCACCATTCAGCGATACCTGGTGCGGGGCCTGTCATTCGGGGCGGTGAAAGCCTGA